One part of the Arabidopsis thaliana chromosome 1 sequence genome encodes these proteins:
- the PSP gene encoding 3-phosphoserine phosphatase (3-phosphoserine phosphatase (PSP); FUNCTIONS IN: phosphoserine phosphatase activity; INVOLVED IN: L-serine biosynthetic process; LOCATED IN: chloroplast; EXPRESSED IN: 22 plant structures; EXPRESSED DURING: 13 growth stages; CONTAINS InterPro DOMAIN/s: Haloacid dehalogenase-like hydrolase (InterPro:IPR005834), Phosphoserine phosphatase SerB (InterPro:IPR004469), HAD-superfamily hydrolase, subfamily IB, PSPase-like (InterPro:IPR006383); Has 35333 Blast hits to 34131 proteins in 2444 species: Archae - 798; Bacteria - 22429; Metazoa - 974; Fungi - 991; Plants - 531; Viruses - 0; Other Eukaryotes - 9610 (source: NCBI BLink).): MEALTTSRVVPVQVPCRKLSSLFANFSCLELRRYPCRGLVSIMNHPKLLRPVTASVQPHELSTLGHEGNIVPSKEILDLWRSVEAVCFDVDSTVCVDEGIDELAEFCGAGKAVAEWTARAMGGSVPFEEALAARLSLFKPSLSKVEEYLDKRPPRLSPGIEELVKKLRANNIDVYLISGGFRQMINPVASILGIPRENIFANNLLFGNSGEFLGFDENEPTSRSGGKAKAVQQIRKGRLYKTMAMIGDGATDLEARKPGGADLFICYAGVQLREAVAANADWLIFKFESLINSLD, encoded by the exons ATGGAAGCATTAACTACTTCAAGGGTTGTGCCAGTTCAGGTCCCCTGTAGAAAGCTCTCTTCactttttgctaatttttctTGCCTTGAGTTAAGGAGATATCCTTGTAGAGGTCTTGTCTCCATTATGAACCATCCCAAATTGCTTCGTCCAGTGACTGCTTCTGTGCAGCCTCACGAGTTGTCGACTTTGGGGCATGAAGGCAACATTGTTCCTTCTAAAG AAATTCTTGATCTTTGGAGAAGTGTTGAAGCGGTATGTTTCGATGTGGACAGCACGGTTTGTGTGGATGAAGGTATTGATGAACTTGCTGAGTTTTGTGGAGCTGGAAAGGCTGTTGCTGAATGGACTGCCAG AGCTATGGGTGGATCTGTTCCATTTGAAGAAGCTCTAGCTGCAAGACTTTCTTTATTCAAGCCTTCTCTTTCAAAAGTAGAGGAATATCTCGACAAGAGACCCCCAAG gCTATCTCCTGGCATTGAAGAGTTGGTCAAGAAACTCAGAGCCAATAACATTGATGTCTATTTGATATCTGGAGGTTTTCGACAGATGATCAAT CCTGTAGCATCGATTCTTGGCATCCCTCGGGAGAATATCTTTGCCAACAATCTTCTATTTGGAAACTCCGGCGAGTTTCTGGGATTTGATGAGAACGAACCTACGTCAAGAAGTGGAGGCAAAGCCAAGGCAGTGCAACAAATACGAAAG GGTCGTCTCTACAAGACTATGGCCATGATTGGAGATGGTGCTACTGATCTCGAA GCACGTAAACCTGGTGGCGCAGATTTGTTCATATGCTACGCTGGAGTTCAGCTTCGTGAAGCCGTTGCAGCAAATGCAGACTGGCTTATCTTTAAGTTTGAATCTCTCATAAACTCATTGGACTAA
- the PSP gene encoding 3-phosphoserine phosphatase: protein MEALTTSRVVPVQVPCRKLSSLFANFSCLELRRYPCRGLVSIMNHPKLLRPVTASVQPHELSTLGHEGNIVPSKEILDLWRSVEAVCFDVDSTVCVDEGIDELAEFCGAGKAVAEWTARAMGGSVPFEEALAARLSLFKPSLSKVEEYLDKRPPRLSPGIEELVKKLRANNIDVYLISGGFRQMINPVASILGIPRENIFANNLLFGNSGEFLGFDENEPTSRSGGKAKAVQQIRKVHGTLLICKLPYLFLSTTLCTNETWFFPGSSLQDYGHDWRWCY, encoded by the exons ATGGAAGCATTAACTACTTCAAGGGTTGTGCCAGTTCAGGTCCCCTGTAGAAAGCTCTCTTCactttttgctaatttttctTGCCTTGAGTTAAGGAGATATCCTTGTAGAGGTCTTGTCTCCATTATGAACCATCCCAAATTGCTTCGTCCAGTGACTGCTTCTGTGCAGCCTCACGAGTTGTCGACTTTGGGGCATGAAGGCAACATTGTTCCTTCTAAAG AAATTCTTGATCTTTGGAGAAGTGTTGAAGCGGTATGTTTCGATGTGGACAGCACGGTTTGTGTGGATGAAGGTATTGATGAACTTGCTGAGTTTTGTGGAGCTGGAAAGGCTGTTGCTGAATGGACTGCCAG AGCTATGGGTGGATCTGTTCCATTTGAAGAAGCTCTAGCTGCAAGACTTTCTTTATTCAAGCCTTCTCTTTCAAAAGTAGAGGAATATCTCGACAAGAGACCCCCAAG gCTATCTCCTGGCATTGAAGAGTTGGTCAAGAAACTCAGAGCCAATAACATTGATGTCTATTTGATATCTGGAGGTTTTCGACAGATGATCAAT CCTGTAGCATCGATTCTTGGCATCCCTCGGGAGAATATCTTTGCCAACAATCTTCTATTTGGAAACTCCGGCGAGTTTCTGGGATTTGATGAGAACGAACCTACGTCAAGAAGTGGAGGCAAAGCCAAGGCAGTGCAACAAATACGAAAGGTTCACGGAACTTTATTAATTTGCAAGCTCCCATATCTCTTCTTAAGTACAACACTTTGTACCAATGAAACTTGGTTCTTTCCAGGGTCGTCTCTACAAGACTATGGCCATGATTGGAGATGGTGCTACTGA
- the PDCB3 gene encoding plasmodesmata callose-binding protein 3 (plasmodesmata callose-binding protein 3 (PDCB3); CONTAINS InterPro DOMAIN/s: X8 (InterPro:IPR012946); BEST Arabidopsis thaliana protein match is: glucan endo-1,3-beta-glucosidase-like protein 3 (TAIR:AT5G08000.1); Has 1473 Blast hits to 1425 proteins in 72 species: Archae - 4; Bacteria - 6; Metazoa - 5; Fungi - 46; Plants - 1391; Viruses - 0; Other Eukaryotes - 21 (source: NCBI BLink).), which translates to MAVFVLVMILLAMAGHSSGTWCVCKEGLSEAMLQKTLDYACGAGADCGPIHQTGPCFNPNTVKSHCSYAVNSFFQKKGQSLGTCDFAGTATFSASDPSYTTCPFPASASGSGTTTPVTTTPSTRVPTTTNTRPYTITPSTGGGLGIPSGINPDYTDPSFGFKLQSPRFGFIVLFTLFLPFYLFS; encoded by the exons ATGGcagtttttgttcttgtgatGATTTTGTTGGCCATGGCTGGTCACTCAA GTGGGACATGGTGTGTATGCAAAGAAGGGTTAAGCGAGGCAATGCTGCAGAAGACATTGGACTACGCATGTGGTGCAGGAGCTGATTGTGGACCCATTCACCAGACCGGGCCTTGCTTTAACCCTAACACCGTCAAGTCTCACTGCTCCTACGCCGTCAACAGCTTCTTTCAGAAGAAAGGTCAGTCTCTGGGCACTTGTGACTTTGCTGGCACAGCCACCTTCTCAGCCTCTGATCCCA GCTACACTACTTGTCCTTTCCCTGCAAGTGCCAG TGGAAGTGGGACAACGACTCCAGTGACGACAACACCTTCGACAAGAGTCCCTACAACAACTAATACAAGACCCTACACAATCACACCATCAACAGGAGGAGGTTTGGGAATACCGTCTGGTATTAACCCGGATTACACAGATCCATCCTTTGGATTCAAACTCCAAAGCCCAAGATTTGGATTCATAGTCTTGTTCACTCTCTTCCTACCCTTTTACTTGTTTAGCTAA
- the PDCB3 gene encoding plasmodesmata callose-binding protein 3 produces the protein MAVFVLVMILLAMAGHSSGTWCVCKEGLSEAMLQKTLDYACGAGADCGPIHQTGPCFNPNTVKSHCSYAVNSFFQKKGQSLGTCDFAGTATFSASDPSYTTCPFPASARYTPFFLSSLLICCFANKNWLWS, from the exons ATGGcagtttttgttcttgtgatGATTTTGTTGGCCATGGCTGGTCACTCAA GTGGGACATGGTGTGTATGCAAAGAAGGGTTAAGCGAGGCAATGCTGCAGAAGACATTGGACTACGCATGTGGTGCAGGAGCTGATTGTGGACCCATTCACCAGACCGGGCCTTGCTTTAACCCTAACACCGTCAAGTCTCACTGCTCCTACGCCGTCAACAGCTTCTTTCAGAAGAAAGGTCAGTCTCTGGGCACTTGTGACTTTGCTGGCACAGCCACCTTCTCAGCCTCTGATCCCA GCTACACTACTTGTCCTTTCCCTGCAAGTGCCAGGTACACAcccttctttctttcttcacttcttatttgttgttttgcaAACAAGAATTGGCTTTGGTCTTGA
- a CDS encoding zinc finger (C3HC4-type RING finger) family protein (zinc finger (C3HC4-type RING finger) family protein; FUNCTIONS IN: ATP-dependent peptidase activity, binding, zinc ion binding; INVOLVED IN: proteolysis; EXPRESSED IN: 22 plant structures; EXPRESSED DURING: 13 growth stages; CONTAINS InterPro DOMAIN/s: Peptidase S16, lon N-terminal (InterPro:IPR003111), Zinc finger, RING-type, conserved site (InterPro:IPR017907), Tetratricopeptide-like helical (InterPro:IPR011990), Zinc finger, RING-type (InterPro:IPR001841), Zinc finger, C3HC4 RING-type (InterPro:IPR018957); BEST Arabidopsis thaliana protein match is: ATP-dependent protease La (LON) domain protein (TAIR:AT1G75460.1); Has 12320 Blast hits to 11867 proteins in 1696 species: Archae - 10; Bacteria - 754; Metazoa - 7268; Fungi - 935; Plants - 1517; Viruses - 81; Other Eukaryotes - 1755 (source: NCBI BLink).): MSNEDSLPPFTLFGLDDVENYGLVTEADNSLPLDIHNQVFQLVEKGNQSFKESRFEEAISSYSKANSIKPLDPIVLGNRSAAYIRFGQYLKQRSASISEYKPLNGFDMSMLGELALKDADKLMSLQSSLVKSYITKACALMLLERYEVARDTILSGLQIDPFSGPLRSNLQELEKVMPNSMRKTHGMAERSDDFDCTVCLKLLYEPATTPCGHTFCRSCLFQSMDRGNKCPLCRTVIFMTPRTCAVSVTLNNIIEKNFPEEYAERKSEQDTLVHLGNESMPLFVMDVIIPCQKLSLHIFEPRYRLMVRRIMEGNHRMGMVALDSATGSPVDVACEVEITECDPLPDGRFVLELESHRRCRIVKAWDQDGYRVAEVEWVKDIPPQSEQGKADLRELTTSAASFARSWLDRAKEAARQGDRRRLEILLNVESMIPTPQDPERFSFWLATLTDRRPSERLELLRLQDTGERIKRGLIYLRSVERGCRMQ; the protein is encoded by the exons ATGTCTAACGAAGACTCTCTTCCGCCTTTcactttgtttggtttggatgATGTCGAAAATTACGGTCTG GTCACTGAAGCAGACAATTCGTTACCTTTAGATATACACAATCAGGTTTTTCAACTTGTGGAGAAGGGAAACCAATCATTCAAAGAGTCTCGCTTTGAAGAG GCTATTAGCAGTTATTCAAAGGCCAATTCTATTAAACCTCTTGACCCTATTGTTCTTGGCAATAGAAGTGCTGCTTATATAAG ATTTGGCCAATATCTGAAGCAGAGATCTGCATCAATTTCTGAATATAAACCTCTGAATGGTTTTGATATGTCGATGCTTGGTGAA CTTGCTCTTAAGGATGCTGATAAGCTAATGAGTCTTCAGAGCAGTTTAGTGAAGTCATATATTACAAAGGCTTGTGCCCTCATGTTG CTAGAAAGATATGAGGTAGCCCGTGACACTATCCTCTCAGGTCTACAGATTGATCCCTTTAG CGGTCCTCTACGATCCAATCTTCAGGAATTGGAGAAAGTGATGCCTAATTCGATGCGTAAAACCCATGGAATGGCTGAGCGGTCTGATGATTTTGATTGCACTGTTTGCCTGAAATTGCTGTACGAACCTGCTACAACTCCATGTGGGCATACATTCTGCCGATCATGCCTCTTTCAGTCAATGGATCGCG GCAACAAATGTCCACTATGTCGAACTGTCATTTTTATGACTCCAAGAACATGCGCTGTCAG TGTGACACTGAATAACATCATAGAGAAAAACTTTCCAGAGGAGTATGCTGAAAGGAAATCAGAGCAAGACACTCTGGTCCACCTAGGCAATGAAAGTATGCCCCTTTTCGTCATGGATGTGATAATCCCCTGTCAGAAGTTGTCTCTTCATATATTTGAACCACGATATCGACTAATG GTGAGAAGAATAATGGAAGGAAATCATCGGATGGGAATG GTAGCTCTTGATTCGGCGACAGGTTCTCCAGTGGATGTTGCTTGCGAAGTTGAAATCACAGA GTGTGATCCACTCCCGGATGGACGTTTTGTCCTGGAG CTGGAAAGCCATAGAAGGTGCCGCATTGTAAAAGCTTGGGATCAAGATGG ataTCGTGTTGCAGAGGTTGAATGGGTGAAAGATATACCACCACAAAGCGAGCAAGGGAAAGCAGAT CTGCGGGAACTGACGACCAGCGCAGCATCATTTGCTCGGTCATGGCTAGATAGAGCAAAGGAAGCAGCTAGACAAGGAG ACAGAAGAAGACTTGAAATACTTCTAAATGTTGAATCTATGATACCAACGCCTCAAGATCCCGAGCGCTTCAGTTTCTGG CTTGCTACACTGACAGATAGGAGACCTTCAGAAAGATTGGAACTACTTCGGCTTCAGGATACTGGAGAG AGAATAAAGCGCGGGTTGATATATCTCCGATCAGTAGAAAGAGGATGCAGAATGCAATGA
- a CDS encoding zinc finger (C3HC4-type RING finger) family protein (zinc finger (C3HC4-type RING finger) family protein; FUNCTIONS IN: ATP-dependent peptidase activity, binding, zinc ion binding; INVOLVED IN: proteolysis; EXPRESSED IN: 22 plant structures; EXPRESSED DURING: 13 growth stages; CONTAINS InterPro DOMAIN/s: Peptidase S16, lon N-terminal (InterPro:IPR003111), Zinc finger, RING-type, conserved site (InterPro:IPR017907), Tetratricopeptide-like helical (InterPro:IPR011990), Zinc finger, RING-type (InterPro:IPR001841), Zinc finger, C3HC4 RING-type (InterPro:IPR018957); BEST Arabidopsis thaliana protein match is: ATP-dependent protease La (LON) domain protein (TAIR:AT1G75460.1); Has 35333 Blast hits to 34131 proteins in 2444 species: Archae - 798; Bacteria - 22429; Metazoa - 974; Fungi - 991; Plants - 531; Viruses - 0; Other Eukaryotes - 9610 (source: NCBI BLink).), with amino-acid sequence MSNEDSLPPFTLFGLDDVENYGLVTEADNSLPLDIHNQVFQLVEKGNQSFKESRFEEAISSYSKANSIKPLDPIVLGNRSAAYIRFGQYLKQRSASISEYKPLNGFDMSMLGELALKDADKLMSLQSSLVKSYITKACALMLLERYEVARDTILSGLQIDPFSGPLRSNLQELEKVMPNSMRKTHGMAERSDDFDCTVCLKLLYEPATTPCGHTFCRSCLFQSMDRGNKCPLCRTVIFMTPRTCAVSVTLNNIIEKNFPEEYAERKSEQDTLVHLGNESMPLFVMDVIIPCQKLSLHIFEPRYRLMVRRIMEGNHRMGMVALDSATGSPVDVACEVEITECDPLPDGRFVLELESHRRCRIVKAWDQDGYRVAEVEWVKDIPPQSEQGKADLRELTTSAASFARSWLDRAKEAARQGDRRRLEILLNVESMIPTPQDPERFSFWLATLTDRRPSERLELLRLQDTGEVLDYRLVQIARQISLFHQSLSFDC; translated from the exons ATGTCTAACGAAGACTCTCTTCCGCCTTTcactttgtttggtttggatgATGTCGAAAATTACGGTCTG GTCACTGAAGCAGACAATTCGTTACCTTTAGATATACACAATCAGGTTTTTCAACTTGTGGAGAAGGGAAACCAATCATTCAAAGAGTCTCGCTTTGAAGAG GCTATTAGCAGTTATTCAAAGGCCAATTCTATTAAACCTCTTGACCCTATTGTTCTTGGCAATAGAAGTGCTGCTTATATAAG ATTTGGCCAATATCTGAAGCAGAGATCTGCATCAATTTCTGAATATAAACCTCTGAATGGTTTTGATATGTCGATGCTTGGTGAA CTTGCTCTTAAGGATGCTGATAAGCTAATGAGTCTTCAGAGCAGTTTAGTGAAGTCATATATTACAAAGGCTTGTGCCCTCATGTTG CTAGAAAGATATGAGGTAGCCCGTGACACTATCCTCTCAGGTCTACAGATTGATCCCTTTAG CGGTCCTCTACGATCCAATCTTCAGGAATTGGAGAAAGTGATGCCTAATTCGATGCGTAAAACCCATGGAATGGCTGAGCGGTCTGATGATTTTGATTGCACTGTTTGCCTGAAATTGCTGTACGAACCTGCTACAACTCCATGTGGGCATACATTCTGCCGATCATGCCTCTTTCAGTCAATGGATCGCG GCAACAAATGTCCACTATGTCGAACTGTCATTTTTATGACTCCAAGAACATGCGCTGTCAG TGTGACACTGAATAACATCATAGAGAAAAACTTTCCAGAGGAGTATGCTGAAAGGAAATCAGAGCAAGACACTCTGGTCCACCTAGGCAATGAAAGTATGCCCCTTTTCGTCATGGATGTGATAATCCCCTGTCAGAAGTTGTCTCTTCATATATTTGAACCACGATATCGACTAATG GTGAGAAGAATAATGGAAGGAAATCATCGGATGGGAATG GTAGCTCTTGATTCGGCGACAGGTTCTCCAGTGGATGTTGCTTGCGAAGTTGAAATCACAGA GTGTGATCCACTCCCGGATGGACGTTTTGTCCTGGAG CTGGAAAGCCATAGAAGGTGCCGCATTGTAAAAGCTTGGGATCAAGATGG ataTCGTGTTGCAGAGGTTGAATGGGTGAAAGATATACCACCACAAAGCGAGCAAGGGAAAGCAGAT CTGCGGGAACTGACGACCAGCGCAGCATCATTTGCTCGGTCATGGCTAGATAGAGCAAAGGAAGCAGCTAGACAAGGAG ACAGAAGAAGACTTGAAATACTTCTAAATGTTGAATCTATGATACCAACGCCTCAAGATCCCGAGCGCTTCAGTTTCTGG CTTGCTACACTGACAGATAGGAGACCTTCAGAAAGATTGGAACTACTTCGGCTTCAGGATACTGGAGAGGTACTTGATTATCGGCTAGTACAGATTGCTCGACAAATCTCATTGTTTCACCAGTCcctttcttttgattgttga